Part of the Kitasatospora sp. NBC_01266 genome, CGTCTCCGGTCAGCAGTTCAAGGTGACCGCCGACCAGCTGCACGGCACCAACTTCGCGCAGTTCGGCTCGGTCGACGTGGGTGCCGACAAGAGCACGCACGTGGTCGCGATCTCCGCGTTCGACACGGCCAGCATCCACAACCTGTGCCAGTCCGTGGTCTACAACCTGGGCCCGCTGGGCACCTACACCCTGCAGCTGCACGCCGGCACCGCGGCGGTCGCGAGCAGTGGTCTGGCCACCGACCCGAACCAGGTCCAGGCCAAGGACCTGCTGATCGACCTGAACAGCCTTCAGGCCGACGCGACCTTCCAGCAGATCAACATCGGCCAGGACGCCTCCACCCTGACCGGCTCCGCCACCCAGAACTGGAAGGCGGCGGACGGCAGCTCCAAGCCGACCGGCGCCCTGGGCTTCGCCCAGTCCGCCCCGGTGGCCGACCTGAACAACGTCAAGCAGACCGCCTGGGCGACCTCGGCGGGCACCTTCTCGCTGCCGGGCCTGAACCTGAACATCGTGTCGGGTGACCAGGAGTGCTACTAATCCGTCCTTGACGGTGTGTCCGGCCCAGCCGGGCACCCGGTACGGATGAACGGATGACCCGAGGCCGCCCGAGCGGCCCCGGCGACCAGGGGGCGGCGCGAATCGAGCCGTCCCCTGGCCGCACACCCCCAGCTCTTCCCCTCGGACAGATCCACGAGGAGTTCCATCGTGACCAGCGCAACTGCCCCCCTCTGGCCCGACGGTGCCGGCCTGCCCACCCGGGCGCGGCTGAGGTTCCGGGCCTGGCGCCGGACCCGGCCGTTCTGGGGCGGCCTGATCTCGGTGGTCGGTGGGGTGCCGATCCTGTACTTCCCGTATGCGCACCTGACCCTGTCGGGCGTGACGATCGCGATGGCCACCACGGCCGGCGCCGGCTCGCTGGTGATCGGGCTGCTGATGATCGCGCTCGGCGTCTCGGCCTGGTTCCAGCCGGCCACCAGGGTCTTCTGCGGCATCGCGGTCACCATCCTGTCGCTGATCTCGATCCCGGTCTCCAACCTCGGCGGCTTCGGGATGGGGCTGATCCTCGGCCTGCTCGGCGGCGGTCTGCTCTGCGCCTGGGCGCCGCTCAAGGAGCCGAAGCCGGTGGCCGACACGGCAGTTGACCCGGGCGTGGCGATGTCCGTCCCGGCGCAGGCGACAGCGGCGGAAGCCGTCGCCGAGCCCGCTGCCGAGACCGTCCAGCTCCCCGGGCAGGCCGCCGCCGTCGACCAGCCCGCGGTGATCGAGCAGGCGGGAGACGTGGAGTGAGCGGCACCGGGGGAGAGCGGGCAGCGGAACCGGCCGAGGGGCCCCGGCACGCCGCGCCCCGGGTGAGCGGCCGCAAGCGGGCCAAGCTGCTGGCCTTCACCGCGGTGCCGACCGCGCTGCTGATGGGCACCACCGTGCTGCCCGAGCTGGCCTCCGCCGCGACCACCGCCGCCGGCAGCTCCTGCGCGCCCGCCGCGAACGCCCCGGTGACCATCACCCAGGTTCCCAAGAGCCAGCTGACCCCGGTCCCGGACCCGACCGCCGGGAAGACCAAGGCCTCGACGACCGGCGCCGGCCAGACGGTCAGTGCCGCCTTCGTCTCGCCGAACGCGGGCCCGGCGGCGCAGCAGCAGGCCGCCGCCGCCGTCACCAGTCACGTGGTGCAGGCGGACGACAGTGGCGGCAGTGGCGGCGGCGGCCTGATCGGCGACATCATCAACGGCATCGCCGGGATCTTCGACCCGAACCACCAGGACCAGCAGCAGCCGAAGCCGACCCCGGTCACCCCGCCCGCCGCCCCCCGGGTCGGCGCCCCGGTCACCCCGGTCACCCCGAGCACCCCGGCGCCGAACGCCGCCCAGCCCAGCACGGCCGCCGGCACCTCGAGCGCCCCGGCGGCCGGCGGCGCCACCCCGTCCGCGCCGAGCAGCGCGCCCGCCGGTGCCCCCGGCACGGCCCCGAGCGGCTCGCCCAGCGCCCCGGCCTCCAGTGCCTCGAGCACCCCCAGTGCCTCGAGCACCCCCAGCGCCTCGAGCACTCCCAGCCCGACCGCTGCCGCCCCCACCGCTCCCGCCGCGGTCGCCTCCGCCCTCGCGAAGGGCGACACCCGCCCGCTCTGCCCGGTGGACACCAGCAACGTGGCGGCCGCGGCCGTGCCCGGCGGGCAGGTGGTGCCGGACCAGAACTGGACCCTGAACACCACCCGGCTCGCGCTGCACGGTGCGGTCTTCGGCGGGGTCTACGAGGTGAACACCCCGACCACCACCAAGCGGGTGCTCAAGTTCACCGTCAGCTCGGTGGACATCGACAACCTCGACATGTCGACAATCGAGGACACCGGGCACGGCAGCACCCCGCCCGAGACCTTCCACGTCAAGGGCGCTCCCGGCAGCACCTCGACCATGGTCGACGGCCCGATCACGATGTACGTGGAGAGCCTCAGCGGCGAGCTGTCCGCGCTCTACGGCATCCCGCTGCCGCCCCTGGGCACCATCACGCTGACCCCCGACACGCTGCCGACCTGGCTCTACGACCTGATCGGCGCGGTCCCGATCCCGCTCGACATCACCATGACCGGGGTCACCGCGATCCAGGCCGGCCAGTTCGGCGGCACCCTGCACATCCCGGGCATGCAGCTCTACAACGACACCGCGCCCTACCCGTACGGGCACTGACGCCCCGGCGGCAAGCCGACGGGCCCCCTGCGAAGCTTCGCAGGGGGCCCGTCGTGCCGCTGACGCGGACTCAGTTGCCGTGGTGGCGCGAGCCCAGGTGGTGCACCTGGACCATGTTGGTGTTGCCGGGGATGCCGGGGGGCGAGCCGGCCGTGACGATGGCGGTGTCGCCCTCGTTCAGCCGCTTCATCGACAGCAGCTCGCGGTCGACCTGCAGCACCATCTCGTCGGTGGTGGCCACCTGCTCGGTCACGTACGCCTCCACGCCCCAGCTCAGCGAGAGCTGGTTGCGGGTGGCCGCGTCCGGGGTGAAGGCGATCACCGGGATCGGCGAGCGGTAGCGGGACAGGCGGCGGGCGGTGTCACCGGACTTGGTGAAGGCCACCAGCGCCTTGGCGTCCAGGAAGTCGCCCAGCTCGCAGGCCGCGCGGGCGACCGAGCCGCCCTGGGTGCGGGGCTTGCGGCCCGGGTTGAGCGGCTGCAGGCCCTGGGCCAGCAGCTCCTCCTCGGCCTGCTCGGCGATCCGACTCATCGTCTTGACCGTCTCGACCGGGAACTTACCGACGCTGGACTCGGCGGAGAGCATCACCGCGTCCGTGCCGTCCAGGATCGCGTTGGCCACGTCGGAGACCTCGGCGCGGGTCGGGCGCGAGGCGTGGATCATCGACTCCATCATCTGGGTGGCGACGATGACCGGCTTGGCGTTGCGGCGGGCCAGCGTGATCAGCTTCTTCTGGACCAGCGGCACCTTCTCCAGCGGGTACTCCACGGCCAGGTCGCCACGGGCCACCATGATCGCGTCGAAGGCGAGGACGATCTCCTCCATCGCCTCGACCGCCTGCGGCTTCTCGATCTTGGCGATGACCGGGACCCGGATCCCGACCTCGTCCATCACCTTGTGCACGTCGTCGATGTCGCCGGCGTTGCGCACGAAGGAGAGGGCGACCATGTCGACGCCCAGGTTGAGCGCGAAGCGCAGGTCGTCCTTGTCCTTCTCGGAGAGCGCGGGCACGTTGACGGCCGCGCCGGGCAGGTTGATGCCCTTGTTGTTGGAGAGCACCCCGCCCTCGATCACCACGGTCTTCACCCGCGGGCCGTCGACGCTGACGACCTCCAGGGCGATGACGCCATCGTTGATCAGGATCGGGTCGCCGGGCTTCACATCGCCGGGCAGGCCCTTGTAGGTGGTGCCGCAGATGTACTGGTCACCGGGGACGTCTTCGGTGGTGATGGTGAACGTGTCGCCGTTGTCAACGGTCACCGGGCCGTTGGCGAAGGTCGCCAGACGGATCTTGGGGCCTTGCAGGTCGGCCAGCACACCGATGGTGCGGCCGGTGTCCTGGGACACCTGGCGGACCTTGCGGTACCGCTCCTCGTGCTCCGCGTGGGAGCCGTGGCTCATGTTCAGACGGGCGACGTTCATGCCCGCTTCGACGATGGCCTTCAGCTGTTCGTAGGAGTCCGTGGCCGGACCCAGGGTGCAGACAATTTTCGCTCGGCGCATATCGATGATCCTATCCGTAGGAGTTATTCCCGGGGATTGGGACGAACCTCCGATCACAGCTGTTAACTGTTTCGGACCAGTGCGTACGCCTGCTGGGCGATCTCCAGCTCCTCGTCGGTGGGCACCACGGCCACGGTGACCCGGGAGAAGGCGGGCGAGATCACCCGGGCTCGGCCGGAACGGACCGAGTTCAGCTCCGGGTCCACCGCGATCCCCAGCGCCTCCAGACCGGCGGTCGCCGCCGCGCGCACCGGCGCCGCGTTCTCGCCCACCCCGGCGGTGAAGGCGATCGCGTCCACCCGTCCGAGCACCGCGTAGTAGCCGCCCAGGTACTTGCGCAGCCGGTGGATGTAGGCGTCGAAGGCCAGTGCGGCGGCCTGGTCGCCGGCCTCGGCGCGGCGCACGATCTCGCGCATGTCGTTGTCCCCGCACAGGCCCAGCAGGCCGCTGCGCCGGTTCAGCAGGTCGTCGATCTCGTCGATCGACAGGCCGCCGACCCGGTGCAGGTGGAAGATCACGCCCGGGTCGATATCGCCCGACCGGGTGCCCATCACCAGGCCCTCCAACGGGGTCAGCCCCATCGAGGTGTCCACGCAGACCCCGCCGGCCACCGCCGAGGCGGAGGCCCCGTTGCCCAGGTGCAGCACGATCAGGTTGAGTTCGGCGGGGTCCCGGCCGAGCAGCCGCGCGGTGGCCCGGGCGACGTACTGGTGCGAGGTGCCGTGGAAGCCGTAGCGGCGCACCCGGTGCTCGTCGGCGACGGCGGTGTCGATCGCGTAGCGGGCCGCGTACTCGGGGATCGTGGTGTGGAAGGCGGTGTCGAAGACCGCGATCTGCGGCAGGTCGGGACGCAGCGACCGGGCCACCTCGATGCCGACGATGTTGGCCGGGTTGTGCAGCGGGGCCACCGGCACCAGGCGGCGGATCTCGGTCAGCACCTCGTCGTTCACCACGGTCGGCGCGGTGAAGCGCTTGCCGCCGTGCACCACCCGGTGGCCGATCGCGGCGAGTTCGGGGGAGTCCAGGCCCAGGCCGTCGGCGGCCAGCTCCTCGGCCACCGCCCGCAGCGCGGCGGTGTGGTCGGGGAACGGCCGCGCCGACTCGCGCCGCTCGCCGCCGTGCGGGGTGTGCAGCAGCCGGCCGCCGGGCTCGCCGATCCGCTCCACCAGGCCGAGCGCCAGCCGCTCGCCGTCCACCATGTCGATCAGCTGGTACTTGACCGACGAGGAGCCGGCGTTGAGCACCAGGATCCGGGTCGCCTCGGTCATGCGCTCTGCTCCTTCTCGTCCTGGCCCGCGCTCTGCTCCCGCTGGGCCTGGATGGCGGTGATCGCCACGGTGTTGACGATGTCCTGCACCAGCGCGCCGCGGGACAGGTCGTTGACCGGTTTGCGCAGTCCCTGCAGCACCGGTCCGACCGCGACCGCGCCGGCCGAGCGCTGGACGGCCTTGTAGGTGTTGTTGCCGGTGTTCAGGTCCGGGAAGATCAGCACGGTGGCCCGGCCCGCCACCGCGGAGCCCGGCAGCTTGGTTGCGGCGACATGCGGGTCCACCGCCGCGTCGTACTGGATCGGACCCTCCACCAGCAGCTCCGGACGCAGCGCCCGGACCAGCTCGGTGGCCCTGCGCACCTTGTCCACGTCCGCGCCCGTGCCGGAGGTGCCGGTGGAGTAGGAGAGCATCGCCACCCGCGGCTCGACGCCGAAGGCGGCGGCGGTCTCGGCGGACTGGATCGCGATGTCGGCCAGCTGTTGGGCGTCGGGGTCGGGGTTGACCGCGCAGTCGCCGTAGACCAGCACCCGGTCGGCCAGGCACATGAAGAAGACCGAGGAGACGATCGCGGCGCCCGGCGCGGTCTTGATCACCTCGAAGGCCGGCCGGATGGTCGCGGCGGTGGAGTGCACGGCGCCGGAGACCATGGCGTCGGCGATCCCCTCCTGCACCATCAGGGTGCCGAAGTAGCTGACGTCGGTGACCACGTCGTGGGCGAGCTCGACGGTCATGCCCTTGTGCGCGCGCAGCTCGGCGTAGAGCTCGGCGAAGCGCTGGCGCAGCGGGCTGGTGGCCGGGTCGACGATCCGCAGCTCGGCCCGGTCGCCGCCGTCGCCGTGCTCGTCCGGCTGCGGCAGCGTGATGCCCACGCTCGCGGCCTTGCGGCGGACCGCGTCCGGCTCGCCGAGCAGGGTCAGGTCGCAGATGTTGCGGCGCAGCAGGATCTCGGCGGCCCGCAGCACCCGCTCCTCGGTGCCCTCTGGCAGCACCACGTGCCGCCGGGAGCCGCGGGCCCGCTCCAGCAGCTCGTGCTCGAACATCATCGGGGTCACCCGGTCGGACCGGCTCAGCTCGATCCGGCTGGTCAACTCGGCGGTGTCCACGTGCAGTTCGAACAGGCCCAGAGCGATCTCGGCCTTCCGCGGGCTGTCCGAGCCGAGCTTGCCCTCCAGGTGGGTGAGCGCGGCGGCGGTCGGCCAGCTGCCGCCCGGGACCAGCGCGACCGGGGTGCCGGGGGCCAGCCGGGAGGCCAGCGCCAGCACGTCCGGGCCCGGGTGCTGAGCCAGCGTCAGCAGCACCCCGGCGATCGGCGGCGCGCCGGCGGCATGCGCGGCGAGCGAGCCGATCAGCAGGTCGGCCCGGTCGCCGGGGGTCACCACCAGGGCCCCCTCGGTCAGCGCGCCCAGGAAGGTGGGCAGCATCGCGCCGCCGAAGACGAAGCCCCGCACGTCCCGGGCCAGCCCCGGCGCGTCACCGAGCAGCACCTCGGCGCCGGTCGCCTCCACCAGCTGGGCGACGGTCGGCGCGGCCAGCGCCGGCTCCTCGGGGATCACGTAGGCGGGCACCGGCAGCTTGCTGGTCAGTCCGCGCAGCACCGGCTGCTTGGCGCCGGGCGCCACCCGGTTGGCGATCATCGCCAGGGTCGAGCAGCCGAGTTCGGTGTAGGCGCGGTGGGCGCCCAGCACCTCGGCGATCACGGCCGGCGGGTCCTGGTCGTGCCCGCCGACCACCGGCAGCACCCAGGCGCCGAACTCGTTGGCCAGGCGCGCGTTGAAGGCCAGCTCGTCGGGGATGTTGGTGTCCGCGAAGTCGGTGCCGAGCACCAGGACCGCCTGGCACTTGCGCTCCAGCGCGCGGAACCGGTCCACCAGCGCGCTGACCAGCTCGTCCTGCCCCTGGGCGGCCTGCAGCGCGGCGGCCTGCTCGTAGGTCAGCCCGTACAGTTCGGCGGCCGGCGGCTCCAGGCGGTAGCGGGCCCGCAGCAGCTCGACCACGTGGTCGCCGGCGAGCTCCCCGGTGGCCTGCGCGTGCACCAGCGGCCGGAACACCCCCACCCGGTCCACCTGGCGGGTGAGCAGTTCCATGACCCCGAGTTCGACGGCCTGGCGGCCATCCCCCCGGCCGATGCCGGTCACGTACACACTGCGCGCCACGCGTGTCACTCCGTCCGTTGCGGCCCGTTCCGGGTCCAGCTGCGACGACCTGCGGAGTCGGTCGTCGGTTCGACCATACCTTCGCAGTTCGAAGCCGCTGTCGCAGGACGACGGGCCCGGCCGGAGCAAGAGTCGAAGGTCCCGTCCGGGCGGGCCGCAGGGCCCGCCCGGACGGCCGCTACGGTGCCGGGATGAGCGTCGAGAGCCACTCGAAGGCCGGCACCACCAGCGGCTTCCAGGTGCTGATCACGTGCGACCCGGTGGTCTCGAAGGTGGTCACCGAGGTCGGCGACTTGGCGGCCGCCTTGAGCGCCTCCGCGTCCTCGTACCCGTCCCCCTTCTTGCCGGTCTCCCAGAGGCCGACGTTCGGCGGCGTCTGGGAGTGGGTCAGCATGTAGAGCGGGTTGTCGACCACGCGCAGCTTGGGGTCCTGGTAGGTGAGCGAGGCCTTCTCACCGGTGGGGTCGTTGTAGCCGGACATGGCGATCGCGGCCCGGTAGCGGTCGGGGTGGCCGATCGCGAGCCGGTTGGCGCAGTGCGCGCCGGCCGAGAAGCCGGCCAGCGCCCAGCCGGCCGCGGTGTTGTCGGCCCGGAAGTTGTCGATGACCATCTGCGGCACGTCGCGGGAGAGCCAGGTCTCGGCGTTGACCTTGCCCGGCACGTCGGCGCAGCCGGTGTCGGCGTTGTTGAGCAGCTGGACCCGGGGCGAGACCAGGATGAACGGGGTCACCTGGCCGGACTTCATCAGCGCGGAGAGCTGGTTGCTGGCCGCCATGTCGCCGAACCAGGTGCTGGAGCTGCCGGGGTAGCCGGCCAGCAACTCGACCACCGGGAAGGTCTTGTCCTTGTAAGCCGGGTCGTTGTACTGCGGCGGGGTCCAGACCAGCACCTCGCCCTCCACCCCGGAGAGCGGGCCCTTGAGGTCGGTCTGCTGGACGTCCTTGGGCACGGCGTCGGAGCTGGCCGGCTTGAAGGTGAGCGGCTGCTTCTGCCGCGGCGCGCCGGAGGCGGCCGCGGCATCACCGGCCAGGCCGGCGTCCTTCGGTGGGACGGGCACCGAGTGGACGTGGTTGGAGGTGCCCAGCAGGTCGCCCCAGTTGTCGTAGAGCTGGTTGTCGTTGTTGACCAGCACGAAGACCATCGTCACGGCGGTGAACTGGCAGAGCAGGATGGTCGCCAGGTATCCGACGGCGCGCAGCGGCCCGCCGCCTCCGCCTCCGCTCTGGCGGCGCCGGCTGCCGCCGCGGACCGCGGTGCCCTTGTTCCGCGCCCGGAACTGCGCCATGGCCAGCGCGATCGAACCCACGAAGAGGACGATCGTGAGGATGAAGAAGGGGGTGCCTGTCAGTGCCATCGTGCTCTTCGGTATCCAGCTCCTGTGCCACCCGGACCCGCTGCCCGGCGCGAGCTATGACACTAGGGCACGGGTGTTCGGTTGCATGCGATCGGGGAGAGAGCTGAGCAGGGCTCAGCACCGGTCGCCAGGAGCGCGGGTGGGCCGACCGCCCCTGCCCTGGAGCGGTCGGCTGGACGTCGTGCTCAGGCGGGGCGCAGCCAGAGGGTGGCCAGCGGCGGGATGATCAGTTCGGCGCTGCGCGACTGCCCGTTCCAGGCCACCGGCTCGGCCTTGATCACCGGCGGGTTGGCGACCCCGCTGCCGCCGTAGCCCTCGGCATCGGTGTTCAGCGCCTCGGTCCAGAGCTGGTCGGCGCCGCCCAGCGGGGGCAGGCCGACCCGGTAGCCGTGCCGGACCACCGGGGAGAAGTTGCAGACGGCCACCAGCGGCGGCCCGTCGACCGGGAACCGGACGAAGGAGAGCAGGTTGTCCTCGGCCGCGCCGCCGTCCAGCCAGCGGAATCCGTCGGGGCTGGTGTCCTGCTCCCAGAGCGCCGGGGTGGCGCGGTAGACCCGGTTCAGCTCGCCGACCAGCCGCCGCACGCCCTGGTGGTCCTCGGCGGCCGGCCAGCCCTCGTCGAGCACCCACCACTGCGGGCCGTGCTCGTGGTCCCACTCCGCGCCCTGGGCGAACTCCTGTCCCATGAAGAGCAGTTGCTTGCCCGGGTGGGCCCACATGAAGCCGAGGTAGGCGCGGTGGTTGGCCCGCTGCTGCCACCAGTCGCCCGGCATCTTGGCGACCAGCGCGCGCTTGCCGTGCACCACCTCGTCGTGCGAGATCGGCAGCACGTAGTTCTCGGAGTAGGCGTAGACCATCGAGAAGGTGATCTCGTTGTGGTGGTACTTGCGGTGCACGGGCTCCTTGCCGATGTAGACCAGCGAGTCGTGCATCCAGCCCATGTTCCACTTGAGCCCGAAGCCGAGCCCGCCGCCGTCGGTGGGGCGGGTGACGCCGTCCCAGGCGGTGGACTCCTCGGCGATGGTGACCACGCCGGGGCAGCGGCGGTAGACGGTGGCGTTCATCTCCTGGAGGAAGGCGACCGCGTCCAGGTTCTCCCGGCCGCCGAACTGGTTGGGGGCCCACTGCCCGTCCTCGCGGGAGTAGTCGAGGTAGAGCATCGAGGCGACCGCGTCCACCCGCAGGCCGTCGATGTGGAACTCCTCGCACCAGTAGACCGCGTTGGCCACCAGGAAGTTGCGCACCTCGGTACGGCCGTAGTCGAAGGTCAGGGTGCCCCAGTCCGGGTGCTCGGCGCGGCGCGGGTCGGCCGGCTCGTAGAGCGGCTCGCCGTCGAACCGGGCCAGCGCGAAGTCGTCCTTGGGGAAGTGCGCCGGCACCCAGTCCATGATCACCCCGATTCCGGCCCGGTGCAGCGCGTCGACCAGGAACCGGAAGTCGTCCGGCGAGCCCAGCCGCGCGGTCGGCGCGTAGAACCCCGACACCTGGTAGCCCCAGGAACCACCGAACGGATGCTCCAGCACCGGCATGAACTCCACATGCGTGAAGTTCAACCCCCGCAGATACCCCGGCAGTTCCGCCGCCAGCTGACGATACGTCAAGCCGGGCCGCCAGGAAGCAAGATGCAGCTCGTAGATCGACATCGGTGCCCGGTGGTGGTGGGCGCGGGCCCGGCGCTCCAGCCAGGCCGCGTCGCCCCACTCGTACTCGGAGCGGTGCACCATCGAGGCCGTTCCCGGCGGGCACTGGGCGGCCCGGGCCAGCGGGTCGGCCTTCTGCAGCAGGCGGCCGTCCCGGGTGCGGATCTCGTACTTGTAGAGCGTGCCCTCGCCGAGGCCCGGCACGAACAACTCCCAGACGCCGCTGGCACCCAGCGAGCGCATCGGCAGCCCGGTGCCGTCCCAGAAGTTGAAGTCGCCCACCAGGCGCACCCCGGCCGCGTTCGGCGCCCACACGGCGAACGCCACCCCGGCCACCCCGTCCACCACCCGCGGGTGCGACCCCAGCACCCGCCAGAGCTGCTCGTGCCGCCCCTCCCGGATCAGGTGCAGGTCCAACTCACCCAGCGTGGGCGCGAACCGGTAGCCGTCCTCCTGGCCGAGCGGCCCGCCGCCCGGGTAGCGGACCTGCAGCCGGTAGGCCGGGATCGCCGAGCCGGGCAGCAGCCCGGTGAAGAGGCCGGCCTGCTGGTGGGTCAGTTCGGCCGGACCGTAGACGGTCTCGATGGTGACCCGCTCGGCCAGCGGACGCAGCACCCGGATCGCGGTGCCGCCGGTGGTGGGATGGGCGCCGAGCAGGGCGTGCGGGTCGTGGTGCGTGCCGCCGACCAGCCGGTCGATCTCGGCCGGCGGCAGCGGCGCCTCGGCCAGCCGCAGCGCCGGCGCGTCGACCGGGCTGGTGATCGGGCTGCCCGGTTCCGGAGTGGTGGTGGTGACGGGTGCCGTGGTGGCCGGTGCCTCCGACGCGGGCACGTCGCGCCCGGGTGCGGCCGCGCGGGGCCGCGGCCCGCCGCCCGGCAGGAAGGTGGCGGGCACGGTCGGGTTGGTGCGGTCGAGCGGGGCCACGGCGGGGTTCCTCCTGGCGGGGTGTGGGGCAGGGATCCAACAGCTTCAGTGATCCAACACCTGATGATGCGTCATGAGGCGGTGGCCAGGCGATGGATGGCGGTCAGCGGGATCGGCAGCCAGCCCGGCCGGTGCCGGGCCTCGTAGACCACCTCGTAGACCGCCTTGTCGATCTCCAGTGCCCGCAGCAGCTCCGGGCAGCCCGCCGGATCGGTGCCGCCGGCCGCCGTGTAGCCCGCGCAGTAGGCGGTGCGGTTGCGAGCCGCCCAGCTCGCGGCCAGATGGGCCAGCTGTGGGTCGGGTTCGGCCCCCGCCAGCAGGTGGGCCGCCGCGTAGTCGAAGGAGCGCAGCATCGCCGCCACGTCCCGCAGGGCCGGCTGCGGTACCCGCCGCTCGGCCACCGACTTGGCCGGCTCGCCCTCGAAGTCCAGCAGCACCCAGCCGTGCGGGGTCCGCATCGCCTGCCCGAGGTGCAGGTCCCCGTGGATCCGCTGGACGGTCAGGCCGGTCAGGTGATCGGCCGTCAGCTGCTGGAAGGCGGCGTGCAGGGCCGGCCGGTAGCGGCGCAGGGCCGGGACGGCGACCGCTGCCGCGTCCAGCCGCTCGGCCATCGCGGTGGCCAGTCGGCCGGTCTGCTCGCGGTCCAGCTTGGCCACCGGCAGTGCGCGGGCCAGGACCCGGTGCACCTCGGCGGTGGCCCGGCCCAGCCGGTGCGCCTCCACCGCGAAGTTCCCCGGACTGGGGTCGCCCTTGAGCCGGGCCACCTGGTCGAGCGCCAGCTCCCAGCCGTCCTCCGCATCCGGCAGGAAGCGTTGCAGCAGCCCCAGGGTGGCCGGCTCGGCGCCGGTCAGCCGGCTCTCGAACCAGGCCGCCACCCGGGGGATCCGGGTGCTGCCGGCCCGGGAGAGGGCCAGTGACAGTTCCAGGTCGGGGTTGGTGCCCGGACTGATCCGGCGGAACAGCTTGAGGATGAAGGAGGTGCCGTAGATGACCGAGGTGTTGCTCTGCTCGGCGGTGCCGGCCCGGCCGAGCAGGTCACTGGGCAGCCCGGGGCCCGGGGTGCGGCGGAACGAGAGCGGGCCGAACCGGTCGCCGGTGGCCAGGTGGCCGAGCAGTCGCCCCGTCAGCTCGGGATCGTGCACCGCGTCGTAGAGCGTGGCGCCGTCGTACAGGCCGTGGGTGAGGCTGCCCAGCACCGCCTCCGGCAGCAGGCCGGACGGCGCCTCGGTGCGCAGGCCGAGCAGCAGCTGGTAGAGGTCGGCC contains:
- a CDS encoding alpha/beta hydrolase, which encodes MALTGTPFFILTIVLFVGSIALAMAQFRARNKGTAVRGGSRRRQSGGGGGGPLRAVGYLATILLCQFTAVTMVFVLVNNDNQLYDNWGDLLGTSNHVHSVPVPPKDAGLAGDAAAASGAPRQKQPLTFKPASSDAVPKDVQQTDLKGPLSGVEGEVLVWTPPQYNDPAYKDKTFPVVELLAGYPGSSSTWFGDMAASNQLSALMKSGQVTPFILVSPRVQLLNNADTGCADVPGKVNAETWLSRDVPQMVIDNFRADNTAAGWALAGFSAGAHCANRLAIGHPDRYRAAIAMSGYNDPTGEKASLTYQDPKLRVVDNPLYMLTHSQTPPNVGLWETGKKGDGYEDAEALKAAAKSPTSVTTFETTGSHVISTWKPLVVPAFEWLSTLIPAP
- a CDS encoding DUF6114 domain-containing protein, giving the protein MTSATAPLWPDGAGLPTRARLRFRAWRRTRPFWGGLISVVGGVPILYFPYAHLTLSGVTIAMATTAGAGSLVIGLLMIALGVSAWFQPATRVFCGIAVTILSLISIPVSNLGGFGMGLILGLLGGGLLCAWAPLKEPKPVADTAVDPGVAMSVPAQATAAEAVAEPAAETVQLPGQAAAVDQPAVIEQAGDVE
- a CDS encoding DUF6230 family protein, translated to MSQTYGKTRWKRFALVMVPSIAATAVVGVSIAQSALAASFSVSGQQFKVTADQLHGTNFAQFGSVDVGADKSTHVVAISAFDTASIHNLCQSVVYNLGPLGTYTLQLHAGTAAVASSGLATDPNQVQAKDLLIDLNSLQADATFQQINIGQDASTLTGSATQNWKAADGSSKPTGALGFAQSAPVADLNNVKQTAWATSAGTFSLPGLNLNIVSGDQECY
- a CDS encoding acetate kinase, with the protein product MTEATRILVLNAGSSSVKYQLIDMVDGERLALGLVERIGEPGGRLLHTPHGGERRESARPFPDHTAALRAVAEELAADGLGLDSPELAAIGHRVVHGGKRFTAPTVVNDEVLTEIRRLVPVAPLHNPANIVGIEVARSLRPDLPQIAVFDTAFHTTIPEYAARYAIDTAVADEHRVRRYGFHGTSHQYVARATARLLGRDPAELNLIVLHLGNGASASAVAGGVCVDTSMGLTPLEGLVMGTRSGDIDPGVIFHLHRVGGLSIDEIDDLLNRRSGLLGLCGDNDMREIVRRAEAGDQAAALAFDAYIHRLRKYLGGYYAVLGRVDAIAFTAGVGENAAPVRAAATAGLEALGIAVDPELNSVRSGRARVISPAFSRVTVAVVPTDEELEIAQQAYALVRNS
- the pta gene encoding phosphate acetyltransferase, giving the protein MARSVYVTGIGRGDGRQAVELGVMELLTRQVDRVGVFRPLVHAQATGELAGDHVVELLRARYRLEPPAAELYGLTYEQAAALQAAQGQDELVSALVDRFRALERKCQAVLVLGTDFADTNIPDELAFNARLANEFGAWVLPVVGGHDQDPPAVIAEVLGAHRAYTELGCSTLAMIANRVAPGAKQPVLRGLTSKLPVPAYVIPEEPALAAPTVAQLVEATGAEVLLGDAPGLARDVRGFVFGGAMLPTFLGALTEGALVVTPGDRADLLIGSLAAHAAGAPPIAGVLLTLAQHPGPDVLALASRLAPGTPVALVPGGSWPTAAALTHLEGKLGSDSPRKAEIALGLFELHVDTAELTSRIELSRSDRVTPMMFEHELLERARGSRRHVVLPEGTEERVLRAAEILLRRNICDLTLLGEPDAVRRKAASVGITLPQPDEHGDGGDRAELRIVDPATSPLRQRFAELYAELRAHKGMTVELAHDVVTDVSYFGTLMVQEGIADAMVSGAVHSTAATIRPAFEVIKTAPGAAIVSSVFFMCLADRVLVYGDCAVNPDPDAQQLADIAIQSAETAAAFGVEPRVAMLSYSTGTSGTGADVDKVRRATELVRALRPELLVEGPIQYDAAVDPHVAATKLPGSAVAGRATVLIFPDLNTGNNTYKAVQRSAGAVAVGPVLQGLRKPVNDLSRGALVQDIVNTVAITAIQAQREQSAGQDEKEQSA
- the pyk gene encoding pyruvate kinase; this translates as MRRAKIVCTLGPATDSYEQLKAIVEAGMNVARLNMSHGSHAEHEERYRKVRQVSQDTGRTIGVLADLQGPKIRLATFANGPVTVDNGDTFTITTEDVPGDQYICGTTYKGLPGDVKPGDPILINDGVIALEVVSVDGPRVKTVVIEGGVLSNNKGINLPGAAVNVPALSEKDKDDLRFALNLGVDMVALSFVRNAGDIDDVHKVMDEVGIRVPVIAKIEKPQAVEAMEEIVLAFDAIMVARGDLAVEYPLEKVPLVQKKLITLARRNAKPVIVATQMMESMIHASRPTRAEVSDVANAILDGTDAVMLSAESSVGKFPVETVKTMSRIAEQAEEELLAQGLQPLNPGRKPRTQGGSVARAACELGDFLDAKALVAFTKSGDTARRLSRYRSPIPVIAFTPDAATRNQLSLSWGVEAYVTEQVATTDEMVLQVDRELLSMKRLNEGDTAIVTAGSPPGIPGNTNMVQVHHLGSRHHGN